In the Gossypium raimondii isolate GPD5lz chromosome 9, ASM2569854v1, whole genome shotgun sequence genome, one interval contains:
- the LOC105800327 gene encoding glutamine synthetase leaf isozyme, chloroplastic, which translates to MAQILVPSTQWQMRVPKCSTFGSPIVTKMWSSLLLKQNMKGAAKSAGKFRVLALHSENSTVNRTEKLLNMDITPYTDKIIAEYIWIGGSGIDMRSKSRTISKPVEHPSELPKWNYDGSSTGQAPGEDSEVILYPQAIFKDPFRGGNNILVICDAYTPAGEPIPTNKRHKAAEIFSNKKVVDEVPWFGIEQEYTLLQQNVKWPLGWPVGGYPGPQGPYYCGAGADKSFGRDISDAHYKACLYAGINISGTNGEVMPGQWEYQVGPSVGIEAGDHIWCSRYILERITEQAGVVLSLDPKPIEGDWNGAGCHTNYSTKSMREEGGFEVIKKAILNLSLRHKEHISAYGEGNERRLTGKHETASIDSFSWGVANRGCSIRVGRDTEKNGKGYLEDRRPASNMDPYVVTGLLAETTILYEPTLEAEALAAQKVALKV; encoded by the exons ATGGCACAGATTCTGGTACCTTCAACTCAATGGCAAATGAGAGTACCAAAGTGCTCGACCTTTGGAAGCCCCATTGTAACAAAGATGTGGAGTTCTTTGTTACTGAAACAGAACATGAAAGGAGCAGCCAAAAGTGCTGGCAAATTCAGAGTGCTTGCCTTGCACTCTGAGAACAGCACTGTCAACAGGACAGAAAAGCTACTAAACATGGACATCACTCCATACACTGACAAGATCATTGCTGAATATATTTG GATAGGAGGCAGTGGAATCGACATGCGGAGCAAGTCAAGG ACAATTTCAAAGCCTGTTGAACATCCCTCCGAACTTCCTAAGTGGAACTATGATGGATCAAGCACTGGACAAGCACCTGGTGAAGATAGTGAAGTTATTCTATA CCCTCAAGCAATTTTTAAGGACCCTTTCAGGGGAGGTAACAATATTTTG GTGATCTGTGATGCATACACACCGGCTGGCGAGCCGATCCCCACGAACAAGCGTCACAAAGCTGCTGAGATTTTCAGTAACAAGAAGGTGGTTGATGAAGTCCCATG GTTTGGGATTGAGCAAGAGTACACTTTGCTTCAACAAAACGTGAAATGGCCTTTGGGTTGGCCTGTTGGAGGCTACCCTGGTCCTCAG GGTCCTTATTACTGTGGAGCTGGAGCTGACAAGTCGTTCGGGCGTGACATCTCCGATGCTCATTACAAGGCTTGCTTATATGCTGGTATTAACATCAGTGGCACCAATGGGGAGGTCATGCCAGGCCAG TGGGAGTATCAAGTTGGTCCAAGTGTTGGCATTGAAGCTGGAGACCATATCTGGTGTTCCAGATACATTCTTGAG AGAATCACTGAACAAGCTGGCGTTGTTCTCTCCCTTGATCCTAAGCCAATAGAG GGTGACTGGAATGGTGCTGGATGCCACACCAATTACAGTACAAAGAGCATGAGGGAAGAGGGAGGCTTTGAAGTTATAAAGAAGGCCATCTTGAATTTGTCACTTCGCCATAAGGAACATATTAGTGCCTATGGTGAAGGAAACGAGAGAAGACTCACAGGGAAGCATGAGACTGCCAGTATTGACTCGTTTTCTTGG GGAGTGGCTAACCGTGGTTGCTCCATCCGTGTCGGGCGTGACACTGAGAAGAATGGAAAAG GTTACTTGGAAGATAGGCGTCCGGCTTCGAACATGGACCCTTATGTTGTAACAGGATTACTTGCAGAAACTACAATCTTGTATGAGCCAACACTTGAAGCTGAAGCACTTGCTGCTCAAAAGGTAGCTTTGAAGGTCTAA